Proteins co-encoded in one Bremerella sp. TYQ1 genomic window:
- the leuS gene encoding leucine--tRNA ligase: MPRYNPAQIEPKWQKYWDENKTFRSPEMPNGEKLYVLDMFPYPSGAGLHVGHPEGYTATDIVCRFARMQGKSVLHPMGFDSFGLPAEEYAIRTNTHPRITTEKNIGEFVRQLKMIGFSYDWDRQVATTDVEYFRWTQWIFLVLFDTWYDKEAGKGRPISELPIPADVQAEGEDAVRKYQDEHRLAYVSEAPVNWCPGLGTVLANEEVIDGKSERDNHPVQRLSLRQWMLRITAYAERLEKDLEDLDWSDSIKQLQRNWIGRSTGAEVDFFLGTEKEFTPWEIERKKLGYPRKPGNDVLRVYTTRPDTLYGATYMVIAPEHPLVDQLTTESQSAEVKKYCEAAAFKSDLERTELAKEKTGVFSGSYAINPVNGTPVPIWIADYVLASYGTGAIMAVPAHDDRDFEFAQKFDIPVIAVVDPGDKSDIDRDAVLAGTACATFDGVAINSGKYDGMKTADVKSQIALDLEQNGLGKEATNFKLRDWLFSRQRFWGEPFPILKELDENGQPNGKIRAVPVDQLPVDLPQIEDYKPIGRPEPPLEKADDSWLYPVIDGVKYKRETNTMPQWAGSCWYYLRFIDPKNGEVFVDPEKEKAWMPIDLYIGGAEHAVLHLLYARFWHKVLFDRGYVSTREPFQKLVNQGMILGEIEYTGFQTSDGKWVGSNQTRKQEDGTITDANGNELQLVKLTEDQVTKKGDGFVLAEDANIRIDARAHKMSKSRGNVVNPDRVVEDYGADSLRLYEMFMGPLEATKPWAMDGVKGVRGFLDRAWRMIVDHNAEELTLNAAIQDVELTDEQNKVLHRTLKSVTQDLNSLGFNTAIARLMEFTNFFTKESTRPKQAMEWFTLMLSPLAPHLAEEFWQLLGHGNTLAYEAWPQFVESYTKDDEIEVPVQIMGKVRGRITVPADIKKDDLEALAKADSRVQELLEGKQIIKTIVVPGRLVNFVVK; the protein is encoded by the coding sequence ATGCCTCGTTACAACCCGGCCCAGATCGAACCGAAATGGCAAAAATACTGGGACGAGAACAAGACCTTCCGCAGTCCTGAAATGCCCAACGGGGAAAAGCTATACGTTCTGGATATGTTCCCCTACCCCAGTGGTGCCGGATTGCATGTCGGCCACCCAGAAGGGTACACGGCCACCGATATCGTCTGCCGTTTTGCCCGAATGCAGGGGAAGAGCGTCCTCCATCCGATGGGTTTTGACTCGTTCGGTCTTCCAGCCGAAGAGTACGCGATTCGTACCAACACCCATCCTCGGATCACGACCGAAAAGAACATCGGTGAATTCGTTCGCCAGTTGAAGATGATTGGCTTCAGCTACGACTGGGACCGCCAAGTCGCCACGACCGACGTCGAGTACTTCCGCTGGACGCAGTGGATTTTCCTTGTTTTGTTCGACACGTGGTACGACAAAGAAGCAGGCAAGGGACGGCCTATCTCGGAATTGCCGATCCCAGCCGACGTTCAAGCGGAAGGGGAAGACGCGGTCCGTAAGTATCAAGACGAGCATCGCTTGGCCTATGTTAGTGAGGCCCCAGTCAATTGGTGCCCCGGACTTGGGACCGTACTTGCCAACGAAGAAGTCATCGACGGCAAGAGCGAGCGGGACAACCACCCTGTGCAGCGTTTATCGCTTCGCCAATGGATGCTTCGTATTACGGCTTATGCCGAGCGATTGGAAAAAGATCTCGAAGACCTCGACTGGTCCGACAGCATCAAGCAGCTTCAACGAAACTGGATCGGTCGCAGTACCGGGGCGGAAGTTGACTTCTTCCTGGGTACCGAAAAGGAATTCACTCCATGGGAAATTGAGCGGAAGAAACTCGGTTACCCACGCAAGCCGGGCAACGACGTTCTTCGCGTTTACACGACCCGGCCCGATACGCTTTATGGCGCGACCTACATGGTCATTGCTCCCGAGCACCCACTCGTCGACCAATTAACGACCGAGTCGCAGTCGGCCGAAGTGAAAAAGTACTGCGAAGCAGCGGCGTTCAAGTCGGACTTAGAGCGAACCGAACTCGCCAAGGAAAAGACCGGCGTCTTCTCCGGTTCGTATGCCATCAATCCGGTGAACGGCACGCCGGTTCCGATCTGGATCGCCGATTACGTCCTCGCCAGTTACGGTACCGGGGCCATTATGGCGGTGCCAGCTCATGACGATCGCGACTTCGAGTTCGCCCAAAAGTTTGATATTCCGGTCATCGCCGTCGTCGATCCTGGCGACAAGTCAGACATCGATCGCGATGCCGTACTTGCTGGAACGGCGTGTGCCACATTTGATGGCGTCGCGATTAACTCAGGCAAGTACGACGGCATGAAAACGGCCGACGTGAAGTCGCAAATCGCCCTCGATCTCGAGCAAAACGGTCTCGGCAAAGAAGCGACGAACTTTAAGCTTCGCGACTGGTTGTTCAGTCGTCAACGTTTTTGGGGCGAACCGTTCCCAATCCTCAAAGAGCTCGACGAAAACGGCCAGCCAAACGGCAAGATCCGCGCCGTCCCTGTCGATCAGCTTCCCGTCGATTTGCCACAAATTGAAGACTACAAGCCAATCGGACGCCCGGAACCACCACTGGAAAAAGCGGATGATTCCTGGCTCTATCCCGTGATCGACGGCGTGAAGTATAAGCGGGAAACGAACACCATGCCTCAGTGGGCTGGCTCGTGCTGGTATTATCTTCGTTTCATCGATCCGAAGAACGGCGAAGTGTTCGTCGATCCCGAAAAAGAAAAAGCCTGGATGCCGATCGACCTTTACATCGGCGGCGCGGAACACGCGGTGCTTCACCTTTTGTATGCTCGCTTCTGGCACAAAGTGCTTTTCGATCGCGGCTACGTTTCAACGCGGGAACCGTTCCAGAAACTCGTTAACCAAGGGATGATTCTTGGCGAGATCGAGTACACCGGCTTCCAAACTTCCGACGGCAAATGGGTTGGTAGCAACCAGACTCGCAAGCAGGAAGATGGCACGATCACAGATGCCAATGGCAACGAGCTTCAACTGGTCAAGCTTACCGAAGATCAAGTCACCAAAAAGGGCGATGGTTTCGTTCTCGCGGAAGACGCCAACATTCGGATCGACGCCCGGGCTCATAAAATGTCGAAGAGCCGCGGCAACGTGGTGAATCCCGATCGGGTCGTCGAGGACTACGGCGCCGACAGTCTTCGCTTGTACGAAATGTTCATGGGCCCTCTCGAAGCCACCAAGCCATGGGCGATGGATGGCGTGAAGGGGGTTCGCGGATTCCTCGATCGAGCGTGGCGTATGATCGTCGATCACAACGCCGAAGAGCTCACACTGAACGCGGCCATTCAAGATGTCGAACTGACCGACGAACAAAACAAAGTGCTCCACCGCACGCTCAAGAGCGTCACGCAAGACCTCAACAGCCTTGGATTCAACACGGCGATTGCCCGATTGATGGAGTTCACGAACTTCTTCACCAAGGAATCGACGCGTCCGAAACAGGCCATGGAGTGGTTTACGCTCATGCTGTCGCCGCTTGCTCCGCACTTGGCGGAAGAATTTTGGCAACTTTTAGGGCACGGTAACACTTTGGCCTATGAAGCATGGCCACAGTTCGTCGAGTCGTACACCAAAGACGACGAGATCGAAGTACCGGTTCAGATTATGGGTAAAGTTCGCGGCCGTATTACCGTTCCAGCCGACATTAAGAAGGATGATCTTGAAGCTCTTGCGAAAGCTGATTCTCGCGTCCAAGAGCTTCTCGAAGGAAAACAAATTATCAAAACGATTGTCGTTCCTGGTCGTCTCGTAAATTTCGTCGTGAAATGA
- the map gene encoding type I methionyl aminopeptidase, whose protein sequence is MLHGRRHLQLVDSERDAMRIACQFNAQLMDFVRPHVKAGITTEALDRMVHEYTLDHGHTPACLNYQGYPKSCCTSINEVICHGIPDDYELKDGDIVNVDLTSIVDGWHGDQSETFLIGEVTPEAKQVTQTAFDCLYLAIGAIYPECRVSEIGRVIVEEAKKYNFGVVEEFVGHGLGRRFHQDPSIPHVPTRAAHSVRLMPGVCFTIEPMINIGVAATQLDPTDGWTVRTRDRSLSAQFEHTILMTENGPEILTLTKDGPQKGHQF, encoded by the coding sequence ATGCTTCACGGACGACGTCATCTTCAACTGGTTGATTCCGAACGCGACGCAATGCGAATTGCCTGTCAGTTCAACGCGCAACTGATGGACTTTGTGCGTCCTCATGTGAAAGCTGGCATCACCACCGAAGCGCTCGACCGCATGGTGCACGAGTACACCCTGGATCATGGCCACACGCCTGCTTGCTTGAACTATCAGGGCTATCCGAAAAGCTGCTGCACCAGCATTAATGAAGTGATCTGCCACGGAATTCCTGACGATTACGAGCTGAAAGATGGCGATATCGTCAATGTCGACCTGACTTCGATCGTCGACGGTTGGCACGGCGATCAGTCCGAAACATTCCTGATTGGGGAAGTCACTCCTGAGGCCAAACAGGTCACGCAAACCGCATTCGATTGTCTGTATCTGGCAATCGGAGCGATCTATCCCGAATGCCGCGTCTCGGAAATCGGGCGTGTCATCGTCGAAGAAGCCAAGAAGTACAACTTTGGTGTGGTCGAAGAATTCGTCGGACATGGACTCGGACGCCGCTTCCACCAAGATCCTTCGATCCCACACGTGCCGACGCGAGCCGCTCACTCGGTGCGTTTAATGCCAGGCGTCTGTTTCACGATTGAACCGATGATCAACATAGGTGTTGCCGCAACGCAATTGGATCCGACCGATGGCTGGACGGTTCGTACGCGTGACCGTAGCCTGAGTGCCCAGTTTGAGCACACCATTCTGATGACCGAAAACGGGCCAGAGATCTTGACCCTCACGAAAGATGGTCCGCAAAAGGGACACCAGTTCTAA
- the rsmG gene encoding 16S rRNA (guanine(527)-N(7))-methyltransferase RsmG: MSEEGSPSATLEDALQKYGAPLPPEIRDQVQKYVDALWEINKTMNLTRHTDYDKFVSRDVIDSLAIAGQLKPNEEILDMGSGGGVPGILIAILRPDVRVTLCDSVGKKAHAMQAIVEQVELEVPVYHNRAEQVLEDLSFDAVVCRAVAPMRKLLLWLDDHWLAAGRLLTIKGGRWVEEVKEARHHGYTKGVEIRNVHEYETPGNDHPSVILKVWPKGRKEP; this comes from the coding sequence ATGAGCGAAGAAGGCTCCCCAAGTGCCACGCTAGAAGACGCGCTGCAAAAATATGGTGCGCCTCTCCCTCCGGAGATTCGCGACCAGGTTCAAAAGTACGTCGATGCACTGTGGGAAATCAATAAAACGATGAACCTCACGCGGCATACCGATTACGACAAGTTCGTTTCGCGTGATGTCATCGATAGCCTGGCCATTGCCGGCCAACTGAAGCCGAACGAGGAAATCCTCGACATGGGCAGCGGTGGCGGTGTTCCTGGAATTTTAATCGCGATCCTGCGACCTGACGTGCGTGTCACTCTTTGTGATTCCGTCGGCAAAAAAGCCCACGCCATGCAGGCCATCGTCGAGCAGGTCGAATTAGAGGTTCCTGTTTACCACAACCGAGCGGAACAGGTACTCGAAGACCTCAGCTTCGATGCGGTTGTCTGCCGCGCGGTCGCTCCGATGCGAAAGCTGCTACTTTGGTTGGACGATCATTGGCTGGCAGCCGGCCGATTGCTGACCATCAAGGGAGGTCGCTGGGTGGAAGAAGTCAAAGAAGCGCGGCATCATGGCTATACCAAGGGCGTCGAGATCCGAAACGTCCACGAATATGAAACGCCAGGCAACGATCACCCCAGCGTGATCTTGAAAGTTTGGCCGAAAGGTCGCAAAGAGCCTTAA
- the cysD gene encoding sulfate adenylyltransferase subunit CysD, with protein MSGYQITHLKQLEAESIHIIREVAAEFENPVMLYSVGKDSSVMVHLAMKAFYPAKPPFPLMHVDTTWKFREMIQFREDYARKELGLDLIVHINEEGKKVGIDPFQDSVRHTDLMKTVSLKQALDKYQFDAAFGGARRDEEKSRAKERVFSFRDKNHRWDPKNQRPELWNLYNTKVNKGESIRVFPLSNWTELDVWQYIHLEEIPIVPLYYSAKRPVVWRNDMWILVDDDRLKLEPGEKVEEKMVRFRTLGCYPLTGAVESEAVTLPDIIQEMLLTTTSERQGRAIDKDQGASMQKKKEEGYF; from the coding sequence ATGTCCGGTTATCAGATTACGCATCTCAAGCAGTTGGAAGCAGAAAGCATCCATATCATCCGCGAAGTGGCGGCTGAGTTTGAGAACCCGGTGATGTTGTACTCCGTCGGGAAAGATTCCTCCGTCATGGTTCACCTGGCGATGAAGGCATTCTATCCGGCCAAGCCACCATTTCCCTTGATGCATGTCGACACGACATGGAAGTTCCGGGAGATGATCCAGTTCCGCGAAGATTACGCTCGCAAGGAATTGGGGCTCGATCTGATCGTGCACATCAACGAAGAAGGCAAGAAGGTCGGCATCGATCCGTTCCAAGACAGTGTCCGCCACACCGACTTGATGAAGACCGTTTCGCTGAAGCAGGCTCTGGATAAATATCAGTTCGATGCAGCTTTCGGCGGCGCTCGACGTGATGAAGAAAAGTCACGAGCCAAGGAACGCGTCTTCTCCTTCCGTGATAAGAACCACCGCTGGGACCCAAAGAACCAACGACCAGAGCTGTGGAATCTGTACAACACCAAAGTCAACAAAGGGGAAAGCATTCGCGTCTTCCCTCTGTCGAACTGGACCGAGCTTGACGTTTGGCAATATATCCACTTGGAAGAGATTCCGATCGTGCCGCTGTACTACTCGGCAAAACGCCCCGTCGTTTGGCGTAACGATATGTGGATTCTCGTCGACGACGATCGCTTGAAGCTCGAACCGGGCGAAAAAGTGGAAGAGAAAATGGTTCGCTTCCGCACGCTAGGTTGCTACCCGCTGACGGGTGCCGTCGAATCGGAAGCCGTGACGCTGCCAGACATCATTCAAGAGATGTTGCTGACGACCACCTCAGAACGTCAAGGTCGTGCCATCGACAAAGATCAGGGCGCTTCGATGCAGAAGAAAAAAGAAGAAGGATACTTCTAA
- the cysN gene encoding sulfate adenylyltransferase subunit CysN → MSHKSDLIATDIHAYLAQHEKKELLRFITCGSVDDGKSTLLGKLLIESKAAYEDQLAAIEKDSATHGTVGGEIDPALLTDGLKEEREQGITIDVAYRYFSTAKRKFIVADTPGHEQYTRNMATGASTADLAIILIDARQGVLTQTKRHSFITSLLGIRHILVAINKMDLVDYSQEVFEKIKQDYIDFAAKMSADDVHFIPLSALKGDNLVEKSEKMPWYEGATLMHMLENLYIGSDRNLQDFRFPVQLVSRPDLNFRGFCGTVASGTIRPGEEIMVLPSKKTSKVKKVVTMDGDVEEAYPPMSVTLTFEDEIDCSRGDIIVRPGNRPKVDSQFDAMVVWMSEEPLVPGKQYFVKHTTKMMTGTVSRVRYNVDVNTLHREDSPALKLNEIGRCSIKLNQAVCFDPYAKNKTTGAFILIDYMSNRTVGAGMIIDRDASDADELWDVEGDETLQSSKGNVSSDERAARFGQKPATVLLTGLTGAGKTTIAYALERRLFDEGKTSVVLDGQNLRRGISKDLGYTAEQRGENLRRGSEIARMLNESGMLCIAAFLAPNSEVRQKASEVVGTDRFLTVHLSAPIEVCREREDGGMYAKADSGEIANFPGVSYDYEVPENADLVLPTHELNVEECVDKIYQLLQDRGIID, encoded by the coding sequence ATGTCTCATAAATCTGACCTGATCGCGACCGACATTCATGCTTATCTTGCTCAGCACGAGAAGAAGGAGCTGCTGCGATTCATTACGTGCGGCAGTGTCGACGACGGTAAGAGCACGCTATTGGGCAAGCTGCTGATCGAATCGAAAGCCGCCTACGAAGATCAGCTCGCTGCGATTGAGAAAGACTCGGCCACGCACGGAACGGTTGGCGGTGAAATCGATCCGGCCTTGCTCACCGATGGTCTCAAAGAAGAACGCGAACAGGGCATTACGATTGACGTCGCGTATCGATACTTCTCGACCGCGAAGCGCAAGTTCATCGTTGCCGACACTCCAGGCCACGAGCAGTACACGCGTAACATGGCTACCGGCGCTTCGACCGCTGACTTGGCCATCATTTTGATTGACGCCCGCCAAGGTGTTTTGACGCAGACGAAACGACATAGCTTCATCACGTCGCTGCTAGGTATTCGTCACATTCTGGTGGCGATCAACAAGATGGACCTGGTCGATTACAGCCAGGAAGTGTTCGAGAAGATCAAGCAGGATTACATCGACTTCGCGGCGAAAATGTCGGCCGACGACGTCCACTTCATTCCGCTCTCGGCACTTAAAGGGGACAACCTCGTCGAGAAAAGCGAGAAGATGCCGTGGTACGAAGGTGCCACATTGATGCATATGCTCGAGAACCTTTACATCGGTTCCGACCGTAACTTGCAAGACTTCCGCTTCCCGGTTCAGTTGGTGAGCCGCCCGGACTTGAACTTCCGCGGTTTCTGCGGAACGGTCGCTTCCGGTACGATTCGACCCGGCGAAGAGATTATGGTTTTGCCGTCCAAAAAGACGAGCAAAGTCAAAAAGGTCGTCACGATGGATGGTGACGTGGAAGAAGCGTATCCGCCGATGTCAGTCACACTGACCTTCGAAGACGAAATCGACTGCAGCCGTGGCGACATCATTGTTCGACCTGGGAACCGACCGAAAGTCGATAGCCAGTTCGACGCCATGGTGGTTTGGATGTCGGAAGAGCCGCTTGTTCCTGGCAAGCAGTACTTTGTGAAGCATACTACGAAGATGATGACCGGTACGGTCTCTCGTGTTCGCTACAACGTCGACGTGAACACGCTTCACCGCGAAGATTCGCCAGCTTTGAAGTTGAACGAAATCGGTCGCTGCTCGATCAAATTGAATCAGGCAGTTTGCTTCGATCCGTATGCGAAAAACAAAACGACCGGAGCGTTCATCCTGATCGACTACATGTCGAACCGTACCGTCGGTGCAGGGATGATCATCGATCGCGATGCAAGTGACGCCGATGAGTTGTGGGACGTCGAAGGTGACGAAACTCTCCAAAGCTCGAAGGGAAATGTCTCCTCAGATGAGCGAGCCGCTCGATTCGGTCAAAAGCCGGCCACAGTCCTTTTGACCGGTTTGACTGGGGCTGGCAAAACCACGATTGCTTACGCTTTAGAGCGCCGCCTGTTTGACGAAGGAAAGACCAGCGTCGTCTTGGACGGTCAAAACCTTCGTCGAGGGATCAGCAAGGATCTCGGCTATACGGCCGAACAGCGTGGCGAAAACCTGCGTCGTGGAAGCGAAATCGCGCGAATGCTCAACGAGTCTGGCATGCTTTGTATTGCTGCCTTCCTGGCACCCAACAGTGAAGTTCGGCAGAAGGCGAGCGAAGTTGTCGGAACCGATCGTTTCCTGACGGTTCACCTATCCGCCCCGATTGAAGTTTGTCGGGAGCGAGAAGATGGTGGAATGTACGCCAAAGCGGATAGCGGCGAGATCGCCAACTTCCCCGGCGTCAGCTACGACTACGAAGTGCCAGAGAATGCAGACCTCGTTCTTCCAACACACGAACTTAACGTGGAAGAATGCGTTGATAAGATCTATCAGTTGCTCCAAGATCGCGGAATCATTGACTAA